The Gracilimonas sediminicola sequence CCAATGATGCAACTCTTGCTTTCGATTCTGATGATATAACAACCGGCGGTGACTTCTACGGAAAATCAGAAAATCTCTCTTACGCCCGCTTTGAGGTTACCAGCAACCAAACCGGTCTTACCAACAGCGCATACCTATTATTTGATGACGGGGCGCTCTCCGGTAAAGACCCTCTGGACGCTGTTAAAATGAGTCCGCTTGCCGAAAATTATCTGTTGCTCTCTACCATGGGTGAAAACGATCTTAACTTCGACATCAATGCTCTCCCTCAATTTGAACAGGAACTCAGCATTCCGTTAAAAATTCAGTCTAACACTTCCGGAACTGTACAATTCTCTCTTACAGATACTGAAGGCTTATCAGGTGTAGATTTCATTCTAAGAAAGGGAGACTGGGAACAACACATTGAGCCCGGAAAACAAATAGAGCTGGATATCAGCGCAGAAAACAGCCCCCAAAAGAATGTATTCACTTTGCAAAACACGGGTAATAAAGATAACCGTTATGAATTGATTCTGAGCAAACAACAACTCGTTTCCATTGAAAATCCTGATGTCCCAACTAAATTCGAATTACTTCAAAATTATCCAAATCCGTTTAATCCATCCACCTCCATTCAGTTTGGACTACCTTCAGCCCGGGTAGTAACTGTATCCGTGTATAATATTCTTGGGCAGCAGGTTGCACTGTTGGTTAATGAACCGATGGAAGCCGGCTTTCATACCGTGAAATTTGAAGCTGATCAGCTCTCCAGTGGCGTCTATCTGTTCCGCCTGGAGGCCGGAGAATTTGTGCAAACCCGAAAAATGCTCTTAATGAAATAAGCTCAACTGCTATGGCCAAAATCAAGTCTATTGAAGCATACATAGAAAAGCATGAACGCTGGGAAAAAAGTCTCAGGCACCTTCACAAATTAATATCGGAGACCGAACTGGATATGTCCATCAAATGGGGGCAGCCCGTGTATTCCCTGAAGGGAAAAAACGTTGTAGGAATCGGGGCTTTTAAGGAGCACTTCGGACTTTGGTTTTTCCATGGAGCTTTGCTGGACGACCCTGAGAGACATCTTCACAATGCCCAGGAAGGAAAAACGAAGGCTATGCGACAGCTCAGGTACCATGCTTTTGAAGAAATGGACGACAAAATTATTACTGAGTTTCTGCATCAGGCCATCGAGAATCAGAAAGCCGGTAAAGAAGTTAAAATCGATACCAAGAGAAAACCCAAGATTCCTCCCCTGCTGGCAACGGCTTTTTCAAAAGATGAAGGTTTAAAAGCACAATTCGGGAAGCTGACTCCGGGCAGGCAGCGGGAATATGCCCAATACATTTCCGAAGCCAAACAAGAAGCTACCAAACAACGCCGGCTGGATAAAATCATCCCGATGATTAAACAGGGAATCGGGTTAAGTGATAAGTATCAGAAGTAAAAAAAGTACCGCTCAGAGTTCATATTCAAACTCATAGAAATGCTTACCGTCGGCAATGTTGATCGCCATCTTGCCCGACAACCCCTTCAGATCATCCGTACCGGAATTAGGAACTACTTCTAAGATCAGTTCTTGCTCTCCCTTATTCATGATTCCGTAGTGTTGTAGCACAAAACTTCCCTTCTTCCCGGATAAGGTACCGGTTACCTGCTCCATTGCTACATACCCGGCTGATCCTTTTACGGGCGTCATCGCACTCAACATTTCTCCTTTACTGGTGGCATTCAAATCCCCATAAAAAGTTTTGTCAATCGACATTCGGTTTAAGGAAATACCTTTCGCTCCTTCGGCATAAGCCTCGATTGGATTCAGCTTTACTTCAAACTCACCGGATATTTTCATGAATCTTTGTTTTGGAATTTAGCGGCTAACACAGCCCCCAGGTAAGCCATCGGGAGATAAGCACCCCCAATATCCACAATATTAAACCAAAGGGGTGACGGCAACATAGCCACATTGGCAATTCCTCCTATCAAAAAGAAAGCACCTACACCCAGCGCCCATTTCTTTTGGGATGATGTTGCGATGAGCGCCGTTAATAACGCCCCAACCAAAGTGCCAAGAGCATGAGCCAGAAACGGCATTAAAAAGTTGATGGGTTTGAACAGATGCATAGACTGCTGCAATCCTTCCATGGTAGTCAGGTCGGCTCCTTCCGGTGGTGGAATGATGAAACCACTGATCATAATAATTCCCATGTTTACAAATCCCCCGACTACAAGTCCGGTAATTAGAGCAAGTATATTTCTGACTATTGGTTTCATATTGGTTTCTTTAATTAGCTGGAAGACAGAGGATTATACTGAAACCGGAAAGCAATAAAAAACCCCGCACAACTAAATGTGCAGGGTTTCTTAAGTTTCTTGTTATGACGCTCAGCGTCGTAACATTCACTCCAACGCAGAGCGTTGGAGTGAGGAAGTTAGGTTAGGAAATGATTTACATCATTCCGCCCATGCCTCCCATTCCTGGCATTCCGCCGCCCATGCCACCTGGCATGCCGCCTCCGCCGTTGTCATCGTCGTCGCCTTTAGAAGGTTTCTCAGAGATCACAGCTTCTGTGGTCAGCATCAATCCGGATACAGAAGCGGCATTTTGCAGCGCTGTTCTGGTTACTTTGGTAGGATCGATTACACCTGACTTAATGAGGTCTTCGTACACTTCGGTACGAGCGTTGTATCCATAAGCTCCTTTGCCATCCAGTACTTTCTGTACTACGATAGCGCCTTCAACACCGGCATTGTTTGCAATGGTGCGAAGCGGAGATTCAATAGCTCTTCGGATGATTTGGATACCAACGTTTTCATCATCATTTGCGCCTTTGAGCTTGTCAAGTGCGGATGCAGAGCGGAGCAGTGCAACACCACCGCCGGGTACAATACCTTCTTCAACCGCAGCACGGGTTGCATGTAAAGCATCTTCTACACGGGCTTTCTTCTCTTTCATTTCAACTTCAGAAGCAGCACCGATATAAAGAACAGCAACACCGCCGGCTAATTTAGCCAAACGCTCTTGCAGCTTCTCACGGTCGTAGTCAGAAGTAGTGTTCTCAATCTGAGTCTTAATCTGATTTACTCGCGCCTGAATGTCGGTGTCCTTACCATTACCATCAACAATAGTAGTGTTGTCTTTGTCGATAGTGATGCGGGAAGCTTTACCGAGGTAGTCAAGCGTGGCGTTTTCAAGCTTGTATCCGCGTTCTTCAGAAATCACGGTACCGCCGGTCAGAATGGCGATATCTTCAAGCATTTGCTTACGACGGTCGCCGAATCCAGGAGCCTTAACGGCTGCAATCTTCAGAGAACCACGCAGCTTGTTAACTACCAATGTAGCCAATGCTTCGCCTTCAATATCTTCAGCAATAATCAGAAGCGGGTTACCACCCTGAACTACTTTCTCAAGAATTGGAAGCAGGTCTTTCATCGCAGAAATCTTCTTGTCGAAGATAAGGATGTACGGATCTTCCATCTCGGTAACCATCTTCTCAGAATCGGTTACGAAGTAAGGAGAAAGGTATCCGCGGTCAAACTGCATACCTTCTACCGTCTCGAGGTAGGTTTCAGTTCCTTTGGCTTCTTCAACAGTGATTACACCGTCTTTGCCAACTTTTTCCATTGCATCAGCAATCAGGTTACCGATAGTTTCATCGTTGTTTGCTGAAATGGTACCGATCTGAGCGATCTCTTTGCGATCGTCAATGTCGCGGCTCATTGATTTCAATTCATCAATGATAGCATTTACAGCTTTCTCGATTCCGGACTTTAGATCCATTGGGTTTGCACCCGCCGTTACATTTTTCAGGCCTTCGCTTAGGATAGCCTGAGCCAAAACAGTAGCTGTAGTTGTTCCGTCACCTGCATTATCGCTGGTTTTGGAAGCAACTTCTTTTACCATCTGAGCGCCCATGTTTTGAATCTTGTCGGACAGCTCAATTTCTTTAGCAACAGTAACACCATCTTTGGTTACGGTTGGAGCTCCGAATGATTTCTCAATAACAACATTGCGTCCACGAGGGCCAAGCGTAACTTTAACGGCATTGGCAAGCTTGTCAACGCCTTTCTTTAGTGCGTCGCGAGCTTCTATATCGTAGTGAACTAACTTAGCAGACATAATTATCTATAATTTTAAGTTTATGATTTAATTTTTTTCAAAAGGTGGGTTACGAAACAATTCCCATAATGTCAGATTCGCGCATAATCAGGTACTCTTCTCCTTCAAGAGTTACTTCTGTACCTGCGTACTTCCCGTAGAGAACTTTGTCTCCTTCCTTAACGCTCATTTCAATTTTATTGCCGTTTTCCACTTTACCGGCACCTACCGCTATCACAGTACCTTGTTGCGGTTTTTCTTTAGCCGTATCTGGAATGATAATCCCGGAGCTGGTTTTCTCTTCGGCAGGTTCTGCCTGTACCAACACGCGGTCGCCTAAAGGTTGAATCTTAGCCATTTTTATGACTCCTGTTAGTTTTAGTTTATGGTTTAAATTTTTTGAGGGCTGAGCCCATTCGTTGTTTCGCTACGGGATATGCAAGTTCCGTACCAAATCGATTAAAAAATCGAATAGCGGACGTAATTGATCACTAACAGCACTTTTAAGGAAGGAAGGGTTCCCGGGTTAAGATAAGTTGTCAGACTGCTCGAGATGCTCTGCCAACTTTGCATAGGTTTCGGGAGACCAATGGTCGGCCCTGTCATCAAAATTGAAACCATCGGGTTGGTAATCGCCCAGCACCGGTTTTAAAGAATTGCTCAGTTT is a genomic window containing:
- the groES gene encoding co-chaperone GroES, with translation MAKIQPLGDRVLVQAEPAEEKTSSGIIIPDTAKEKPQQGTVIAVGAGKVENGNKIEMSVKEGDKVLYGKYAGTEVTLEGEEYLIMRESDIMGIVS
- a CDS encoding DUF3224 domain-containing protein; amino-acid sequence: MKISGEFEVKLNPIEAYAEGAKGISLNRMSIDKTFYGDLNATSKGEMLSAMTPVKGSAGYVAMEQVTGTLSGKKGSFVLQHYGIMNKGEQELILEVVPNSGTDDLKGLSGKMAINIADGKHFYEFEYEL
- the groL gene encoding chaperonin GroEL (60 kDa chaperone family; promotes refolding of misfolded polypeptides especially under stressful conditions; forms two stacked rings of heptamers to form a barrel-shaped 14mer; ends can be capped by GroES; misfolded proteins enter the barrel where they are refolded when GroES binds), which produces MSAKLVHYDIEARDALKKGVDKLANAVKVTLGPRGRNVVIEKSFGAPTVTKDGVTVAKEIELSDKIQNMGAQMVKEVASKTSDNAGDGTTTATVLAQAILSEGLKNVTAGANPMDLKSGIEKAVNAIIDELKSMSRDIDDRKEIAQIGTISANNDETIGNLIADAMEKVGKDGVITVEEAKGTETYLETVEGMQFDRGYLSPYFVTDSEKMVTEMEDPYILIFDKKISAMKDLLPILEKVVQGGNPLLIIAEDIEGEALATLVVNKLRGSLKIAAVKAPGFGDRRKQMLEDIAILTGGTVISEERGYKLENATLDYLGKASRITIDKDNTTIVDGNGKDTDIQARVNQIKTQIENTTSDYDREKLQERLAKLAGGVAVLYIGAASEVEMKEKKARVEDALHATRAAVEEGIVPGGGVALLRSASALDKLKGANDDENVGIQIIRRAIESPLRTIANNAGVEGAIVVQKVLDGKGAYGYNARTEVYEDLIKSGVIDPTKVTRTALQNAASVSGLMLTTEAVISEKPSKGDDDDNGGGGMPGGMGGGMPGMGGMGGMM
- a CDS encoding YdeI/OmpD-associated family protein, whose protein sequence is MAKIKSIEAYIEKHERWEKSLRHLHKLISETELDMSIKWGQPVYSLKGKNVVGIGAFKEHFGLWFFHGALLDDPERHLHNAQEGKTKAMRQLRYHAFEEMDDKIITEFLHQAIENQKAGKEVKIDTKRKPKIPPLLATAFSKDEGLKAQFGKLTPGRQREYAQYISEAKQEATKQRRLDKIIPMIKQGIGLSDKYQK